One window from the genome of Rufibacter tibetensis encodes:
- a CDS encoding MotA/TolQ/ExbB proton channel family protein, translating into MNAFLLQITTPVTTDTTAAAAAGAEATQETVSLLDLAMAGGWAMIPLILLSLVAIYIFVERYLTIRKAAQNPAGFTGRLKSLVLAGDVQGARMLCAQTNSPISRMLEKGITRIGQPLKSIEASIENVGKIEIARLEKGLSGLATVAGAAPMLGFLGTVTGMIGAFIAIAQAEGTISPKLLSSGIYEAMVTTATGLIIGLPAYVGYNFLVSKVDSIVHDMEHSSIEFIDLLQEPQA; encoded by the coding sequence ATGAACGCTTTCCTTCTTCAGATTACCACACCTGTTACAACTGACACCACTGCCGCCGCTGCTGCGGGCGCAGAAGCCACACAAGAAACTGTTTCTTTATTAGACTTAGCCATGGCTGGCGGATGGGCCATGATTCCGCTTATTCTATTGTCTCTGGTTGCTATCTATATCTTTGTAGAACGGTATCTTACCATTAGAAAAGCTGCCCAAAACCCGGCAGGCTTTACGGGAAGGCTGAAAAGTTTAGTTCTGGCCGGTGACGTTCAAGGAGCCCGCATGTTATGTGCCCAAACTAATTCACCCATCTCGCGCATGCTGGAGAAAGGTATTACCCGGATAGGTCAGCCGTTAAAAAGCATAGAGGCATCTATTGAGAACGTTGGTAAAATTGAAATAGCCCGGTTAGAAAAAGGCCTTTCTGGATTGGCAACTGTAGCTGGTGCCGCGCCCATGTTGGGATTCCTAGGAACCGTAACAGGTATGATTGGTGCTTTTATCGCCATTGCACAGGCAGAAGGAACCATCAGCCCTAAATTGCTATCCAGCGGGATTTATGAAGCTATGGTAACAACTGCCACTGGCCTGATTATTGGTTTACCTGCGTACGTTGGCTACAACTTCCTGGTATCAAAAGTGGACAGCATTGTGCATGACATGGAACACAGTTCTATTGAGTTTATTGACCTTTTACAGGAACCACAAGCCTAA
- the trmB gene encoding tRNA (guanosine(46)-N7)-methyltransferase TrmB, giving the protein MGRGKLEKFAVNATRANVVEPGKENFEKLKGHWNRDFFLKEQPLVLEVGCGKGEYTVGMAQLYPNKNFIGIDIKGNRIWKGSSLAEEAGLYNVGFLRIFLENLDQHFGENEVDEIWITFPDPQPRKRDIKRRLTSPRFMEMYERILKPGGKLHLKTDSELLFDYSLEVLQERSLSNLQFTKDLYESELQEHTMGIYTTFEKKYLDLGVPIKYLQLTV; this is encoded by the coding sequence ATGGGCAGAGGTAAACTAGAGAAATTTGCGGTAAACGCCACCCGTGCTAACGTGGTGGAACCAGGCAAAGAGAATTTTGAAAAACTGAAGGGGCACTGGAACCGTGACTTCTTCCTGAAAGAGCAACCCCTGGTTCTGGAAGTAGGCTGTGGCAAAGGTGAGTACACCGTTGGAATGGCTCAGTTATACCCAAACAAAAACTTTATCGGGATTGACATCAAAGGTAACCGTATCTGGAAAGGAAGTTCCCTTGCCGAGGAAGCCGGTTTATACAACGTTGGCTTCCTAAGGATTTTCCTAGAAAACCTGGACCAGCATTTTGGTGAAAACGAGGTAGATGAGATCTGGATCACTTTTCCAGACCCACAGCCCCGTAAACGCGACATTAAACGCAGACTTACATCACCCCGTTTTATGGAGATGTATGAACGCATTCTTAAACCCGGCGGAAAGCTGCACCTCAAAACCGACAGCGAGTTGTTATTTGATTACTCACTAGAAGTACTGCAAGAACGTAGTCTTTCTAATCTGCAATTCACCAAGGATTTATACGAATCTGAACTTCAGGAGCACACCATGGGTATTTACACTACTTTTGAAAAAAAGTACCTTGATTTAGGTGTGCCCATCAAGTATCTTCAACTCACTGTCTGA
- a CDS encoding ExbD/TolR family protein, whose translation MDLRSKNRINPEFNMSSMTDIIFLLLIFFMLTSSFVTPTALPVNLPSSSKGGIVMQKVSVTITADLKYLVNDKETTMETMSADLEQALGGAEEGERVVILNVDKTVPVEYLVKVGGIASDLKAKISIATVPTE comes from the coding sequence ATGGATTTACGTTCAAAAAATAGGATCAACCCAGAATTTAATATGTCCTCCATGACGGACATTATTTTCCTGTTGCTGATCTTCTTTATGCTAACCTCCAGTTTTGTGACGCCCACCGCGTTACCAGTCAACCTGCCCTCCAGTTCAAAGGGCGGTATTGTCATGCAGAAGGTAAGCGTGACCATCACCGCTGATTTAAAGTATCTGGTTAATGACAAAGAAACTACCATGGAGACGATGAGTGCTGACCTTGAACAGGCATTGGGCGGTGCAGAAGAAGGTGAACGGGTAGTGATTTTAAACGTAGACAAAACTGTACCGGTCGAGTATCTGGTGAAAGTAGGCGGAATAGCCAGCGATCTAAAAGCTAAGATATCCATTGCTACCGTACCAACTGAATAG
- a CDS encoding TonB-dependent receptor, with the protein MRYTTKWAGVSALFLLGLLPAAHAQTGWGEGTKLESTEIVVEKNRVLELPEANRNFQKFLIQPPKLGDRKVTYRFNEYRLPEHYINLPMKVLTIQQEELSKLYGNYVKGGIGNYGTVYAKGYFNNKRSDKSSFGAQVGHLSSAHGPVENSGSASSYAKANGELYLGPVAVGGQVGYERDQNYFYGRKNVAEVEKEDIKQVYNRFGVEGHLNNLTDVKNVFQYDGKVGLNYTNDNYNAKETHLYGKVETSFALSDVSKVLVDFDLAYTSLKDAETYGRGFFKVRPAYSLQMDQLGLVLGATIAYTGDTINDARKFNLYPALEANYQVIQDKLGIFVGASGDLQRTTLYALSKENPFLNQNLQIADINKGLEVYAGLNGSISKFVQFTGRVALQNYRNLYFFNNAVSDSSKFDVVYDNGVTKVFQFFGQLTFNQSEDLRLGVKAESNKYTTTSLREPFHRPSMSATAFASYNLSDKILLNSELYYISSSFGQITRTYGSNVLQETDTIVDLNLKGDYRFSPRFSAFLMGNNLLGSKYERFVNYPTQGISLIGGVTYSF; encoded by the coding sequence ATGAGATATACAACAAAATGGGCAGGCGTTTCTGCTCTCTTTTTGCTGGGCTTGCTACCGGCCGCTCATGCTCAGACAGGTTGGGGCGAAGGCACTAAATTGGAAAGCACTGAAATTGTAGTTGAAAAGAACCGGGTTCTGGAATTGCCTGAAGCAAACCGTAACTTCCAGAAGTTCCTGATTCAGCCTCCTAAACTGGGCGACCGTAAAGTGACCTACCGCTTTAATGAATACCGTTTACCGGAGCATTATATCAACCTGCCCATGAAGGTGTTAACCATTCAGCAGGAAGAACTTTCCAAGTTGTATGGCAACTATGTGAAAGGCGGTATTGGCAATTATGGAACGGTGTATGCGAAAGGCTACTTCAACAACAAGCGCAGCGACAAGTCTTCTTTTGGGGCGCAGGTAGGGCACCTTTCCTCTGCCCATGGTCCGGTAGAGAATTCAGGTTCCGCCAGTTCATATGCCAAAGCCAACGGAGAACTTTACCTGGGGCCTGTGGCTGTGGGTGGACAAGTAGGGTATGAGCGCGATCAGAACTATTTCTATGGAAGAAAGAACGTTGCCGAAGTAGAGAAAGAGGATATCAAACAAGTCTATAACCGTTTTGGCGTAGAGGGTCACCTGAACAACCTCACTGACGTGAAGAACGTGTTTCAGTACGATGGGAAAGTGGGGTTGAACTACACCAATGACAACTACAACGCCAAAGAAACTCACTTGTATGGCAAGGTAGAAACCTCTTTTGCCCTTAGTGATGTGTCAAAGGTGTTAGTTGATTTTGATCTGGCCTACACTAGCCTGAAAGATGCTGAAACCTATGGACGTGGGTTCTTCAAAGTGAGACCAGCGTACTCACTCCAGATGGACCAGTTAGGTCTTGTGTTGGGAGCAACAATTGCTTACACTGGTGACACCATCAATGACGCCCGCAAATTCAACCTCTATCCGGCCCTGGAAGCTAACTACCAGGTAATACAGGATAAGCTGGGAATCTTTGTAGGAGCTAGCGGAGACCTGCAACGTACCACTTTGTATGCTTTAAGCAAGGAAAACCCTTTCCTGAACCAGAACCTGCAGATTGCTGACATAAACAAAGGCCTGGAGGTGTATGCCGGGTTAAATGGAAGCATCAGCAAGTTTGTGCAGTTTACCGGCCGGGTTGCGCTCCAGAACTATCGAAACTTATACTTCTTTAACAACGCCGTTTCAGACTCTTCTAAATTTGATGTGGTGTATGACAACGGTGTAACCAAGGTGTTCCAGTTCTTCGGGCAATTGACCTTTAACCAGTCAGAGGATTTAAGATTGGGAGTGAAGGCAGAAAGCAACAAGTACACAACCACCTCATTAAGAGAGCCTTTCCACCGGCCAAGCATGAGTGCCACCGCTTTTGCATCATATAATCTTTCAGACAAGATTCTCTTGAACAGTGAACTTTACTATATTAGCAGTTCGTTCGGGCAAATAACCCGTACTTATGGTTCTAACGTGTTACAAGAGACCGATACCATTGTAGACCTGAACCTGAAAGGTGATTACCGCTTTTCGCCAAGGTTCTCTGCGTTCTTAATGGGAAACAATCTCTTGGGAAGCAAGTACGAACGGTTTGTGAATTATCCAACCCAGGGAATCTCCCTGATTGGTGGGGTTACCTATTCATTTTAA
- a CDS encoding bifunctional folylpolyglutamate synthase/dihydrofolate synthase: MTYEQALDYLYQQLPMFHRIGNAAFKKSLDNILALTVALDNPQHKFKTVHVGGTNGKGSSSSMLAAILQAAAYKTGLYTSPHLKEFTERVRVNGEMISREKVAAFTTQHQALFEQVKPSFFEMTVALAFDYFVEEQVDIAIIEVGLGGRLDSTNIITPLVSLITNIGLDHQSLLGNTLQEIASEKAGIIKHGVPAVVSKTQPAVSSVFSEKSQETGSPLTFADQVFKVELQERSGSSAYYTVYKQDKVYLDQLELSLIGNYQQHNLPGVLATVDELNQKGFSITEAHVREGLKNVQRFTGLKGRWQVLGHNPLMICDTGHNVDGLREVVLQLLAMKPKQVHFVFGAVNDKDIQSVLRLLPVSYRYYFCEAQIPRAYPVQKIWEEAQFAGLKGAAYPTVEDAILAAKAFAQEDEVIFIGGSTFVVAEIADL; the protein is encoded by the coding sequence GTGACCTACGAACAAGCCTTAGACTATTTATACCAGCAGTTGCCGATGTTTCACCGCATCGGCAACGCTGCTTTTAAGAAGAGCCTGGACAACATTCTGGCCCTCACCGTAGCATTAGATAACCCCCAGCACAAGTTTAAAACAGTCCATGTGGGAGGCACAAACGGGAAAGGCAGTTCCTCTTCCATGCTGGCTGCCATTCTGCAGGCTGCCGCCTATAAAACCGGCCTCTACACCTCACCCCACCTCAAGGAGTTTACAGAGCGTGTAAGGGTAAACGGAGAGATGATCAGCCGGGAGAAAGTGGCGGCTTTTACCACGCAGCATCAAGCCTTGTTTGAGCAGGTAAAGCCTTCTTTCTTTGAGATGACTGTAGCATTGGCCTTTGATTACTTTGTAGAGGAGCAGGTAGACATAGCCATCATTGAAGTAGGCCTTGGTGGTAGACTAGATTCTACCAACATCATCACTCCCTTGGTTTCCCTTATCACCAACATTGGTTTAGACCACCAATCTTTATTGGGGAATACCCTGCAGGAAATTGCCTCAGAGAAAGCCGGGATTATAAAACATGGTGTCCCCGCTGTTGTCAGCAAGACCCAACCTGCTGTTTCATCTGTCTTTTCAGAAAAAAGCCAGGAAACTGGTAGCCCTCTAACATTTGCAGACCAGGTGTTTAAAGTAGAGCTGCAGGAGAGGAGTGGTTCTTCTGCCTATTACACTGTTTACAAGCAAGACAAGGTGTACCTGGATCAACTGGAGCTTTCACTTATTGGCAATTACCAGCAGCACAACTTGCCTGGTGTTCTGGCAACAGTAGATGAACTCAACCAGAAAGGTTTTTCCATTACTGAAGCCCATGTGCGGGAAGGATTAAAGAACGTGCAACGCTTCACCGGCCTCAAAGGGAGATGGCAGGTACTGGGACACAATCCATTGATGATCTGTGATACAGGCCATAATGTGGATGGATTGCGGGAGGTGGTCTTGCAACTGCTCGCCATGAAGCCCAAACAAGTGCATTTTGTATTCGGGGCAGTTAATGACAAAGATATCCAGAGTGTGCTTCGTTTGTTACCAGTCAGTTACCGGTATTACTTCTGTGAGGCACAGATTCCAAGGGCTTACCCAGTGCAAAAGATTTGGGAGGAGGCACAGTTTGCAGGCTTAAAGGGAGCAGCATACCCCACCGTTGAAGACGCCATTCTGGCGGCCAAAGCCTTTGCGCAGGAAGATGAGGTAATTTTCATTGGCGGTAGTACCTTTGTGGTGGCAGAAATAGCGGATCTATAA
- a CDS encoding tetratricopeptide repeat protein, translated as MKLPQKLALATALLGGAQIAHAQQSLTFRSEERFFQEGLELFDREKFGAAQQAFGEYIRLINDPLRTADAQYYYAISGLHLFHPDAEQLVLQFASRYPTHPKAATAFFELGTSFFDSKNYDKAIMYLEKAPADRLDEAQLKESDFKLGYSYFSKKNFKKAKELFDRNKRGTHKYTYASSYYAGYLAYREGDYIGAKLDLQVAEKDENYKTVVPYMLTEVLYKEKNFPEVISYGEKSLKMTPPVQNPQEIELLVGDAYFQNNDFKSASQYFKSYAKGKKSLDKTVQYKMGIADYKNNDFKSAEQNLKAVAFHSDSLGQNASYHLGLTYLKENNKQFAMRAFDQARKLNIDKNVKEGATVKYAQINYELGNNSEVINSLASFSKDYPDSRYSGEVDDILSDAYLNSSNYVEAIQHIEKLPKRSHRINETYQRVTYYQAVKLYNDQLFQQAVTMLDKSLGFPYDKEIEAGSNFLKGEAYSIGQRWPQAINSYGAVFQTVNSGRTEFYVKSRYGIGYAYYNEKQYDKALTHFKAYLNDNTIKAGNPNYADAMIRLADCYYVTKDYASALNYYDQALAARTPDADYVLFQKGVVYNLTGKKEQGIQSLQTLLKSYPKSRYADDAVYQKGIIDFENSNYAPAIASFTTLIDNYSSSTLVPNALQKRGVAYINLKRQNEGIADFKRVIDQYPTHEIANNALYSLQEALGAANQTEQLDTYLTKFKTANPESDALESVEFEAAKSLYFNEKYNQAIPKFEGFIKSYPASASVPNARYFLGDSYFRNGDKANALRSLKEVAIEGKSEYLSKAVLRVADMEFENGNYTEAANFYSRLRDLAVNKKEQANALLGLMKSFYFTNDFNNTILIADELIARGNATLNAYNSALLFRGKASYALGRLEQAEKEFSAAATSATDENGAEAHYLLSEIYFKQQKLKEALDHGFEFSKTFGDYDLWLGKTFLLIADVYVAQNEAFQAKATLNSIIENTPLEEIKTQARAKLAELENTVVPSTTTPKE; from the coding sequence ATGAAACTACCTCAAAAGTTAGCCTTGGCTACTGCCTTGCTGGGAGGAGCGCAGATTGCGCACGCGCAGCAATCGCTGACCTTCCGTTCAGAAGAGCGCTTCTTTCAGGAAGGATTGGAGCTGTTTGACCGTGAAAAATTTGGCGCGGCTCAACAAGCTTTCGGCGAGTACATCCGACTCATCAATGATCCCTTGAGAACCGCCGATGCGCAGTATTACTATGCCATTAGTGGTCTGCATCTGTTTCACCCAGATGCAGAGCAATTGGTCTTGCAGTTTGCCTCGCGTTATCCTACGCACCCCAAAGCTGCCACTGCTTTCTTTGAACTGGGCACGTCTTTCTTTGACAGTAAGAACTACGACAAAGCCATCATGTACCTGGAGAAAGCACCCGCTGACCGGTTAGATGAGGCGCAACTGAAAGAGTCTGATTTCAAGCTAGGATATTCTTACTTCTCTAAGAAGAACTTCAAAAAAGCAAAAGAACTGTTTGACCGTAACAAGCGCGGCACGCATAAGTACACCTATGCCTCCAGCTATTATGCCGGTTATCTGGCGTACCGCGAAGGAGACTACATAGGAGCTAAGCTAGATTTGCAGGTAGCAGAGAAAGACGAGAATTACAAAACGGTAGTGCCGTACATGCTCACCGAGGTGCTGTACAAAGAGAAGAACTTCCCGGAGGTAATCAGCTACGGCGAGAAATCGCTGAAGATGACGCCTCCCGTGCAGAACCCACAAGAGATTGAACTGCTGGTGGGAGATGCCTATTTCCAGAACAACGACTTTAAATCAGCTTCGCAATATTTCAAAAGCTACGCCAAAGGCAAGAAAAGCCTTGACAAGACGGTGCAGTACAAAATGGGTATTGCTGACTACAAGAACAATGACTTTAAGAGTGCCGAGCAGAACCTGAAGGCAGTAGCGTTTCACTCCGATTCACTTGGTCAGAATGCTTCGTATCATTTAGGCTTAACCTACCTAAAGGAAAACAACAAGCAGTTTGCCATGCGGGCTTTTGATCAGGCGCGCAAGCTGAACATTGACAAAAATGTAAAAGAGGGAGCCACTGTGAAATACGCGCAGATCAATTATGAACTGGGCAACAACTCTGAGGTGATTAACTCTTTGGCTTCCTTTAGCAAAGACTATCCAGACTCAAGGTATAGCGGCGAGGTGGACGACATTCTGAGCGATGCCTACCTGAACTCCAGCAACTATGTAGAGGCCATCCAGCACATAGAGAAATTGCCCAAGCGTAGTCACCGCATTAATGAGACTTACCAGCGGGTAACGTACTACCAGGCGGTAAAACTGTACAATGACCAGCTGTTCCAACAGGCAGTAACCATGTTAGATAAGTCTTTGGGTTTTCCTTATGATAAGGAGATTGAAGCAGGGAGTAACTTCCTGAAAGGAGAGGCCTATTCCATTGGACAGCGCTGGCCACAAGCCATCAATAGCTACGGTGCCGTATTCCAAACTGTGAATTCGGGACGGACTGAGTTTTACGTGAAGTCACGTTACGGCATAGGATACGCCTATTACAATGAGAAGCAGTATGACAAGGCGTTGACGCATTTCAAGGCATACTTGAATGATAATACCATAAAAGCCGGCAATCCAAACTACGCTGATGCCATGATCCGGTTAGCGGATTGCTACTATGTGACCAAGGACTATGCCTCAGCGCTCAACTACTATGACCAGGCGTTGGCTGCTCGCACTCCGGATGCTGATTACGTGCTCTTCCAGAAGGGCGTCGTGTACAACTTAACGGGTAAGAAGGAGCAGGGAATTCAAAGTTTACAGACGTTGTTGAAGTCCTATCCTAAATCCCGCTACGCGGATGATGCCGTCTACCAGAAAGGGATCATAGACTTTGAAAATTCAAACTACGCGCCAGCCATTGCGTCGTTTACCACGCTTATTGACAACTATTCTTCCAGCACACTTGTACCAAATGCCCTGCAGAAACGCGGGGTGGCGTATATAAACCTGAAGCGTCAGAATGAAGGGATAGCTGATTTCAAAAGGGTGATAGATCAGTACCCTACCCATGAAATAGCAAATAATGCTCTATACTCCTTGCAGGAGGCATTGGGCGCAGCTAACCAGACAGAGCAGTTGGATACCTATTTAACGAAGTTTAAAACTGCTAACCCTGAAAGTGACGCCTTGGAAAGTGTCGAGTTTGAAGCAGCCAAGTCGCTTTACTTCAATGAAAAGTACAACCAAGCTATTCCTAAGTTTGAAGGTTTTATCAAAAGTTATCCGGCCAGTGCCTCAGTGCCTAATGCGCGGTACTTCCTGGGAGATTCTTACTTCCGGAACGGGGATAAAGCCAATGCCTTGCGAAGCCTGAAAGAAGTTGCCATTGAAGGAAAGTCTGAGTACCTAAGCAAAGCGGTACTGCGGGTAGCTGATATGGAGTTTGAAAACGGAAACTACACCGAGGCGGCTAATTTCTATTCCCGCCTGCGTGATCTGGCAGTAAACAAAAAGGAGCAGGCAAATGCCTTACTGGGACTCATGAAGAGTTTCTACTTCACCAATGACTTCAACAACACTATCCTTATTGCAGATGAGTTGATTGCCCGTGGTAATGCCACCCTCAATGCTTACAATTCTGCATTGCTATTCAGAGGTAAGGCAAGTTACGCTTTGGGACGCCTGGAGCAAGCAGAGAAGGAATTCAGCGCCGCTGCCACCTCCGCCACAGATGAAAACGGGGCAGAAGCACATTACCTGCTCAGTGAGATTTATTTCAAGCAGCAGAAACTTAAAGAAGCCTTAGACCACGGGTTTGAATTCAGCAAAACCTTCGGGGACTATGACTTGTGGTTAGGAAAGACCTTCCTGCTCATTGCTGATGTGTACGTGGCACAAAATGAGGCTTTTCAAGCGAAGGCAACATTAAACTCCATCATTGAAAATACCCCGCTGGAAGAAATCAAGACCCAGGCCAGAGCCAAGTTGGCGGAACTGGAAAACACTGTTGTTCCGTCTACCACCACTCCTAAAGAATAA
- a CDS encoding HU domain-containing protein: MVQSHIKSLLYTYDCVIIPNFGGLITHYAPAKIHPVKHMFSPPSKRVAFNEQLKVNDGLLISTLAQKEKWPMNQAQVAVAEFVLDLKEQLRTQHRFELQDVGVFRYNAERKLVFETIDSDNFLEHAFGLPELVAKPITGKDTLILRGKYQDQLAQKAEAKKGNQKLRKLYRVGATLVIGCVSVATIYLLSLQSDVALSSLNPVALLSNSEATASAPEQTTQDPEVDAFEQAQLTEQYKTALPVEASMEAELAAEDSLLASFPKTGSVIETSPEVTSSPAQTTVQPEPTKVTSAPKVAEVPAPVKEEKVVAVPEVKKPVEAKTSTINKKTGRFYVIMGVFSSSNEYATMHQDRLKKKGFEAKIITSIYDTKRQRVSVADYATEAEAFAALPALRSKISNELWVYNY; encoded by the coding sequence ATGGTTCAAAGCCACATAAAATCGCTGCTATACACGTATGACTGCGTCATCATCCCCAACTTTGGTGGGTTGATTACGCATTATGCGCCTGCTAAAATCCATCCGGTGAAACACATGTTTTCACCACCTTCTAAACGGGTTGCCTTTAATGAGCAACTGAAGGTAAATGATGGGCTCCTGATCTCAACACTTGCCCAAAAGGAAAAGTGGCCTATGAACCAGGCACAGGTGGCAGTGGCAGAATTTGTGTTGGATCTAAAAGAGCAACTAAGAACGCAACACCGCTTTGAACTGCAGGATGTGGGCGTATTCCGCTACAATGCTGAGCGTAAACTGGTATTTGAAACAATTGACAGCGACAATTTCCTGGAGCATGCCTTTGGATTGCCTGAGTTAGTGGCAAAACCAATTACTGGCAAAGACACCTTAATCCTGAGAGGAAAGTACCAGGATCAACTTGCCCAGAAAGCTGAGGCTAAGAAAGGAAACCAGAAACTTCGCAAATTGTACCGCGTGGGTGCCACCCTGGTCATTGGTTGTGTGTCAGTTGCCACCATTTATCTGCTTTCTTTGCAGAGCGACGTAGCTTTGAGTTCGCTTAACCCGGTAGCTCTTCTTTCAAATTCTGAAGCTACTGCTTCCGCGCCAGAACAAACTACGCAAGATCCTGAAGTAGATGCTTTTGAACAGGCTCAGTTAACAGAGCAATATAAGACAGCTTTGCCAGTGGAGGCTTCTATGGAAGCGGAGCTTGCCGCTGAAGACTCACTTTTAGCCTCATTTCCTAAAACTGGTTCAGTAATAGAAACCTCACCAGAAGTTACTTCTTCACCGGCTCAAACCACAGTTCAGCCAGAGCCTACTAAAGTGACTTCTGCTCCCAAAGTAGCAGAAGTACCCGCTCCGGTAAAAGAAGAGAAAGTGGTAGCTGTACCTGAAGTGAAGAAACCAGTGGAGGCTAAAACTTCAACAATTAATAAAAAAACTGGCCGTTTCTACGTCATTATGGGAGTATTTTCCTCTTCCAATGAATATGCCACCATGCACCAGGACCGCCTGAAGAAAAAAGGATTTGAAGCGAAGATTATTACCTCCATCTATGACACCAAACGGCAGCGTGTTTCAGTAGCAGACTATGCCACTGAGGCCGAAGCCTTCGCAGCTCTACCGGCGTTGCGCTCTAAAATCAGCAATGAACTTTGGGTATATAACTATTAA